One genomic region from Bacillus aquiflavi encodes:
- a CDS encoding SMI1/KNR4 family protein translates to MSILPERLDEVLGEEIYKREDSNLVQDALKRLGVNASDTFQEFYFQYAGPFWEEHVPFELLDIADEENNIESYTLIFRKEHSFPKQYLVLSEMSANAVLVLDTVTDKVYIVNFEGGDELLLKGELKETWSSFFDFLKAYFDC, encoded by the coding sequence ATGAGTATTTTGCCTGAAAGACTAGATGAAGTTCTAGGAGAAGAAATATATAAACGTGAAGATAGCAATCTAGTACAGGATGCTTTAAAAAGGCTAGGTGTAAACGCATCAGATACTTTCCAAGAATTTTATTTCCAGTATGCCGGACCTTTTTGGGAAGAGCATGTACCCTTTGAATTACTAGATATAGCAGATGAAGAAAATAATATTGAATCATACACACTCATTTTTAGAAAAGAACATAGTTTTCCGAAGCAATATCTTGTTTTAAGTGAAATGTCAGCAAATGCTGTATTAGTGTTGGATACTGTAACAGATAAAGTTTATATAGTAAATTTTGAGGGTGGAGATGAACTGCTTTTAAAAGGAGAGTTAAAGGAAACTTGGTCATCGTTTTTTGATTTCTTGAAGGCATATTTTGATTGTTAA
- a CDS encoding IS3 family transposase (programmed frameshift): MSRQTFDEDFKRSTVQMMIEQNKSVAQTARDLGISPNTIHNWKKKYGEEFIEASFPNMTEAQQLKAMQKRLRDLEEENAILKKANALLRERPSVIFSFIYENRFIFRVEKMCKVMKVSRSGYHKWVDRPESEKAKRHKTLVKHVHKSYLESRGLYGSPKIAKDLERKGVPVCQKTVARIMKEENLRSKTVKKYKATTNSKHSLPVYENKLNQEFKVDAPNKVWVADITYIPTSEGWLYLASVMDLFSRKIVGWSVDKTMTKELVINALDRAYNRQKPPLGSVLHHSDRGSQYCSKDYQKKLTKYEMDISMSRKGNCYDNACIESFHSVLKKELIYLTKYKTREQAKKEIYEYIEIFYNSKRIHSANGYLSPSEYERMYLSKAAS, encoded by the exons ATGAGCAGACAAACATTTGATGAAGATTTTAAAAGAAGTACAGTCCAAATGATGATTGAACAAAACAAGTCGGTTGCCCAGACGGCTAGGGATCTGGGTATTAGTCCAAATACCATTCACAATTGGAAAAAGAAATATGGTGAAGAGTTTATTGAAGCTTCTTTTCCAAACATGACAGAAGCTCAACAATTAAAAGCAATGCAAAAACGGCTACGTGATCTTGAGGAGGAGAATGCAATCTTAAAAAAGGCTA ATGCACTTCTTCGTGAAAGACCATCGGTAATTTTCTCATTCATCTATGAGAATCGCTTCATTTTCCGTGTGGAGAAGATGTGCAAGGTCATGAAGGTTTCCCGAAGCGGCTATCACAAATGGGTGGATCGCCCTGAAAGTGAAAAAGCAAAACGCCATAAAACTTTAGTTAAGCACGTTCATAAATCATATTTAGAATCCAGGGGACTTTATGGAAGTCCAAAGATTGCAAAAGACCTTGAAAGAAAAGGAGTGCCTGTCTGCCAAAAAACAGTAGCTCGTATCATGAAAGAAGAGAATCTCCGGTCAAAGACAGTTAAAAAATATAAAGCGACTACCAATTCAAAGCATTCTCTTCCAGTCTACGAGAATAAGCTTAATCAAGAATTTAAAGTAGATGCACCGAATAAAGTATGGGTCGCTGATATCACTTATATTCCAACTTCAGAAGGCTGGCTCTATTTAGCAAGCGTAATGGATTTATTTTCTCGCAAAATTGTTGGCTGGTCCGTGGATAAGACAATGACAAAAGAGTTGGTGATTAACGCTCTGGATCGGGCATATAACCGCCAGAAGCCACCCCTTGGCTCTGTTCTTCATCATTCAGATCGCGGCAGCCAATATTGTTCAAAAGATTATCAAAAGAAATTGACTAAGTATGAGATGGATATAAGCATGAGCAGAAAGGGAAACTGTTATGATAATGCCTGCATTGAATCCTTTCATAGTGTGCTAAAGAAAGAACTTATCTATCTAACTAAATATAAGACGAGAGAACAGGCCAAAAAAGAAATCTATGAATATATCGAAATATTCTATAATTCAAAAAGAATTCATTCGGCCAATGGATACCTTTCGCCGTCCGAATACGAACGTATGTACCTTAGTAAAGCTGCAAGTTAA